CCGTATAGAGCATAAAGAAATAGAACAATTCAAAACTCATGTATTAAATACAGAGTTTCATGGTATGACAATTAAACAATGGAGCAATATATTATCATCAAAAGATGAAGCAAAATTAGAATATGCACTAAAAACACTACTATAAACTACTTTTAATTCGTTTTATACCAATACTATATACATCTGGATTTATTTCAGCACCAAAACAGGTTCGTCCTAATTCAGCTGAGGCAACTGCTGTTGTACATAAACCAGCAAATGGATCCCAAATCACATCATTGACATCAGAAACCATTTCTATTGTACGTTTAATCAATTCTAATGGTTTCTGATTCAAATGTATGGCTTTTTGATTAATTTTCAAACGTTCGCTTCCTCTCAGTTGTGGAACTTGCCATACATTTGTTACTCCAATAGGACAATAAAACTTTGATCTCATTTGTGCCCACTCATTTTTAGTTATAGGGGTTTTTCCATTTATAGAAAAATAGGGTTTTTCTTTTTCATCACCAAATTCATTCGCGTACGATGCAATTTTTTCAAATGCTTCTGCCGGTGGCATGTACCACAAATGACATTTTGTAAAATATTTCCTTGTTGCAGCGTTTTTTACTCCACAAGCTTCATTAGTTCTTGATAATGGTAATCCTGTACGTAACCATTCATAACGCAGCCACTCTTTCATACTCATTTTCTTTTCATCTACTGTAAAAATTGGACGTTTTACATATTGAACACAAACTTCTGTCACAACTGGTAAATGCCTAATAGTTTTTGTATTTGTATTTCCTGCGACATGACTCATTCCTTTATCCCATACACAACACGAAACATATTCCCATCCGTATTTTTCCAATACCGGATGAACAGTTGCCCAACCCACTTCCGTACACCAAAACCATAATGTAGTAAGTGGTGTTGAAAATTCACTCCACTTTTTTATGTGTGGTTCATACCATTCAGCTAAACCATTATATGAAACTAAATCTCCTGGAAATCCATTCACGCCATAGGGGCCATCACAAATTATAGCCACTGGGCTTTTCCATTTATCATATACTTCCATTGCATCGCTACAATATAAATGAATATTATTAATATCTGTTTGTTCCACTTATCTATCCTCCTTATCGTAACAATGCTGAATAACATTCTCAACTTTACATTCAAAATAATTACAAAGCCGATCTATGATTTCCATTGACACTTGTTCTCCTCTTCCCATTTTATCCATAGTAGATTTTGATATATCAGTTGCTTTCATTAAATCTTTTTTGCTCATATCATAATCAATTAACAATTTCCACAAAGGCTTATATGAAAAAGACATTACTTCCCTCCTCTCTAAATCTCTCTAAATTTTAATATAAAAGTATTGTATTTGCAATACTTTTATATTGATTTTAGAGATATTTTATCACATATGAATACCATTGTATATTGGACAATCTCCTCCGCACATGCCCGGATATTATTCATTCCCCCAACCCATGCCATCTGATCCTGCATCTTCAATTCTTCCGTCACGCCTTGCTTTTCTTTCATCTGCTCCACTAATCTGTCCATCATCTGATTACATTCCTTGTCAATCTGATGCAGATGCTCATTTAACTTCCCGGCAAGTACCAACTCCAGATATAATCCTTTCCGATGCTCCTGCAAATATATCTTTCTCAACATTCCATACTTTCCAATCGGATACTCTGTTTCTTCCGGGAGGTACAGGTCTGGATAATACAGACCGTCCTCTCCTAAAGTATAACTGATTCCATTTTCTCCCATAATGTGTTTCTCCATGATTGTCCTCCTATCTTGCTCCCCGGTCTTTATTCTGACTATGGGTATGCTGTTTATTTTTCTGTTCATTCTGTATTTCTTGTTTCTTTTCTGCCAGCTTCGCCCTAATACCATGCGCTACTGGCTCTTTTCCTGTTTCTTTCTTCCATTTTTCTATTGCAGTTCGATACTGACTATACTCAGTTTGAGAAGCCTTAAAATCCTTTAAAAATTCCTGTACACTTCTATATCCGATTTTCTGCACAATCCTTGGAAGATAATCTTTCATATCTCTAATCTGGCTTTTCAGTTCATCAATTTCTTTCTGCAATTCTTTTTTCTTTCTTCCTTTAAACCATCCCGTGACTTCTGACAGTTCTTTCTTCTTTGCAGAAAGCTGTTTTTGTTTCTGTTGAATTGCACCGTTTTGATCTTCCAGTTCTTTATTCACTTTAAATAGTTTCGGATACTTTGATGCAAGCCTCGTCATTTTAGGTTGTTCCGGTTCTGCCTTTTCTTCTTTTGTTGTCTT
This Ruminococcus hominis DNA region includes the following protein-coding sequences:
- a CDS encoding DNA methyltransferase codes for the protein MEQTDINNIHLYCSDAMEVYDKWKSPVAIICDGPYGVNGFPGDLVSYNGLAEWYEPHIKKWSEFSTPLTTLWFWCTEVGWATVHPVLEKYGWEYVSCCVWDKGMSHVAGNTNTKTIRHLPVVTEVCVQYVKRPIFTVDEKKMSMKEWLRYEWLRTGLPLSRTNEACGVKNAATRKYFTKCHLWYMPPAEAFEKIASYANEFGDEKEKPYFSINGKTPITKNEWAQMRSKFYCPIGVTNVWQVPQLRGSERLKINQKAIHLNQKPLELIKRTIEMVSDVNDVIWDPFAGLCTTAVASAELGRTCFGAEINPDVYSIGIKRIKSSL
- a CDS encoding helix-turn-helix domain-containing protein → MSFSYKPLWKLLIDYDMSKKDLMKATDISKSTMDKMGRGEQVSMEIIDRLCNYFECKVENVIQHCYDKEDR
- a CDS encoding TnpV protein produces the protein MEKHIMGENGISYTLGEDGLYYPDLYLPEETEYPIGKYGMLRKIYLQEHRKGLYLELVLAGKLNEHLHQIDKECNQMMDRLVEQMKEKQGVTEELKMQDQMAWVGGMNNIRACAEEIVQYTMVFICDKISLKSI